From the Rhizomicrobium palustre genome, the window CCACCGCTTTTCACAGCCCAGTGCGGCAAACTGGCCTGCGCTGGGTGGCATTGGTTCCTAATATCTATTATTGTTCCAAAAAATGACGTGGCGGTGGGGGGAACGCGTGCCAGGATGGGCATTCGGTTTGTTGTTTTCGGGCGGTTTTGCTGCCGGACTTTGTGAATGGACATGAATTACAGCCCTCCCTGGCCAGAACAGGAACTTTCCCCCGACAGCCTGTTCGGGGCCCTGATGCGCACCGCCGTCGACGGCATCATGGTGATCGACGAGACCGGTCTGATCCAAGCCTATAACGCAGCCTGCGTGCGCCTCTTCCAGTATAACGAGAATGAGGTTTTGGGGCATAACGTCCGTATGCTGATGCCCGAGCCCTATCGCAAGCAGCACGACAGCTATATCAGCAATTACAAACGTACCGGACAGGCGCGCATCCTGGGGATAGGGCGCGAGGTTTCCGGCCAGCGCCGCGATGGCAGCGTGTTTCCGATGTATCTCTCCGTCGGCGAAGGCCTGCTCTATGGCAAGCGCGTCTTTGTCGGCATCGTGCACGATCTTTCCGCGCTTTATGGCGAGCGCGAGGCCTATGAGGCGCGCCTGCTCTCCTTGCGCGAGGAGCTGGTGCACGTGGCCCGCGTCAGCGAGCTTGGACAGGTCTCCGCAGGCATCGCCCATGAGCTTAACCAGCCGCTCGCCGCGATGCTGAACTATGCCAATGCCGCCAAGCGCTTTGCCGCCGCTGGCAAGCCTGAGGACATGGAGAAGGTCCACGGCGTGCTCACCAAAGTCGCCGAGCAAGCCGAGCGCGCTGGCCAGATCGTCCGGCGGATGCGCGACTTCCTGGAAAAGCGCGCTGCCACGCGTGGCTTCGAAGACGTGGTGGTGATCGCCGAAGACGCCATGGCGCTGGGGCTGATAGGGGCGCGCGCCGCCAACGTAACAGCGCATTTCAAAGCCGAGCCAGCCCTGCCGCCGGTGATGGTGGACCGGGTGCAAATCCAGCAGGTGCTAGTGAACCTTTTGCGCAATGCCGTGGAAGCGATGAGCCAGAGCGAGAAACGCGAGCTGACGCTGGCGGTGACGCGGCTTGCCAATGGGCGGGTGGAAGTCACGGTCAAGGACAGCGGGCACGGCATCGCCGACGACATCGCGCGGCAGCTTTTCAAGCCTTTTGTCACCACCAAGGAACATGGCATGGGCATTGGGCTCGCGATCTCCAAATCGATCATCGAAGCCCATGGCGGC encodes:
- a CDS encoding sensor histidine kinase yields the protein MNYSPPWPEQELSPDSLFGALMRTAVDGIMVIDETGLIQAYNAACVRLFQYNENEVLGHNVRMLMPEPYRKQHDSYISNYKRTGQARILGIGREVSGQRRDGSVFPMYLSVGEGLLYGKRVFVGIVHDLSALYGEREAYEARLLSLREELVHVARVSELGQVSAGIAHELNQPLAAMLNYANAAKRFAAAGKPEDMEKVHGVLTKVAEQAERAGQIVRRMRDFLEKRAATRGFEDVVVIAEDAMALGLIGARAANVTAHFKAEPALPPVMVDRVQIQQVLVNLLRNAVEAMSQSEKRELTLAVTRLANGRVEVTVKDSGHGIADDIARQLFKPFVTTKEHGMGIGLAISKSIIEAHGGELTAEPNPGGGTIFRFSVPTVE